One genomic window of Ziziphus jujuba cultivar Dongzao chromosome 4, ASM3175591v1 includes the following:
- the LOC112491392 gene encoding G-type lectin S-receptor-like serine/threonine-protein kinase At2g19130 has product MGLGKAVVVEGSLVAFDHRSLQIATKNFSKKFVGGGFCSVFKGTLLDSTVVAVKQFQSVNQGEKQFWTDISTIGIIQHVNLVRLLEFWSEDAKRLLVYDYMSNGSLGSCLFGEKSSYVLNWKARYQIALGIARGPFYLHEKCRDCIWKS; this is encoded by the coding sequence atggggcTTGGGAAAGCAGTAGTAGTTGAGGGTTCGCTGGTTGCTTTTGATCATAGATCCCTGCAAATTGCAACAAAGAACTTTTCGAAGAAATTTGTCGGAGGAGGATTTTGTTCAGTTTTCAAGGGCACATTGCTAGACTCAACTGTCGTAGCAGTAAAGCAATTTCAAAGTGTTAACCAAGGAGAGAAACAATTCTGGACAGACATCAGCACAATTGGTATAATCCAACATGTTAATCTGGTTCGACTTCTCGAGTTCTGGTCTGAAGATGCCAAAAGGCTATTGGTTTATGATTACAtgtcaaatggatctttaggTTCTTGCCTTTTTGGGGAAAAGAGTTCATACGTTTTGAATTGGAAAGCAAGATATCAAATTGCTTTAGGCATTGCAAGAGGCCCTTTTTATCTCCACGAAAAGTGCAGAGACTGCATATGGAAGAGTTAA